From Arachis stenosperma cultivar V10309 chromosome 2, arast.V10309.gnm1.PFL2, whole genome shotgun sequence, one genomic window encodes:
- the LOC130961877 gene encoding putative disease resistance protein At3g14460 has translation MAEALVVGALVNGLANVVLDRLISSEFLNLVVGKKLDRKLVEKLKTAILAAKALAADAEQKQFGNELVREWLDSLKDALYTADDLLDRVFIKAQIRNKVRIRLPHFLDLSGRKMVTKIEEVVERIEDLERRKDTLGLREIQTGSSSWRPPSTSLVKGNVFGRDTDQQALIKMLNDNNHHNLSVISIVGMGGVGKTTLAQWLYNNEALMEEFDLKAWICVSENFDVVETTKNVIKGISSGVCSLDGFDLLQQYLKEKLSEKKFFIVLDDVWSEDADKWNSFITPFQHGRKGSTILLTTRMVNVGRIVQHYNSYTLNQLSDDYCWSIFADNASFPKSNGSSELEGIGRKIVERCDGLPLAAETLGRLLRSEHRAEEWNKILSSDIWEFPLANCKIVPALLLSYHHLPTHLKRCFVYCSLYPKDYKLDKDELILLWMAENLLQPLRRGQTLEEFGCECFDVLVSRLFFKQVENDDEKYFVMHDLMHDLAIFLAGKFCCRLSEELGEKEEMSILTRHLSYGDSIPEKTCSSNKIESLRTLLYTNHRAGFWKARATLPCDILSKNKYLRVVSFDILPIYPDSIAKKLIQLRYLDLSWSDIEVLPPSLCNLFNLQTLKLEGCSNLTLLPNGMYNLVNLRHLNIKGTPLKEMPKGMGKLKQLHILSKFVVGKQEDNGIQELGGLLNLHGSLEIQKLENVVDANEAKSARITDKKHIEELLLKWSVSSGHMISNTHTDEEDILGGLQPHTGLKKLSVDGYKGKIFPDWIGHSLYQNMTSVSLQYCWNCCVLPSLGQLPSLQSLRIRSFSQLKSVGMEFYKNEGDQHSSPIAPFPSLKSLQFDNMPSWEEWHLLDSEAFPQLKSLQITHCPMLKGDMLNQVLMRIISSSSDVSKVRLLEIQGREIWDKKMRLDGDRLSIIGFECVVECAFKARIIHHLTSLQEIQISECSSVVSLGGNCLPKSLQKLKISWCDRIELLQQQHKYNLVDLKIYKSCYSLTSLSLDAFPNLQNLEIVSCSNLESVSMSEPPHAALQRLSINWCDKFVSFPEEGLATPNLTHLDVSRCWKLEALPRGMNTLLPNLESLDIAGCPNICRWPEGGLSANLKKLRIGECKEQVRGLSWMGNLDNLTHLTISDCDGRESRIKSYPEVGWLPRLPSLTTLHIQVFHNLETLECNELLRLTSLQQLHISNCPKLKNMEGEKLPSSLQQLHISWCETLENIAGEKLPPSLLLLQLDGCDLLGEHCKNKHQQVWSKISHIPTIIVDEI, from the coding sequence ATGGCTGAAGCACTTGTGGTTGGAGCTTTAGTTAATGGCTTGGCCAACGTTGTTCTTGACAGGCTCATTTCATCTGAGTTTCTCAACTTGGTTGTGGGCAAGAAACTGGATCGGAAGTTGGTTGAGAAGCTGAAGACTGCTATCTTGGCGGCCAAAGCTCTGGCTGCTGACGCTGAGCAGAAGCAGTTTGGAAACGAACTCGTGAGGGAGTGGCTTGATAGTCTCAAAGATGCTCTCTACACTGCTGATGACTTGCTGGACCGTGTCTTCATCAAAGCTCAAATTCGCAACAAGGTACGCATTCGTCTTCCTCACTTCCTTGATCTGTCTGGTAGGAAGATGGTGACTAAGATAGAAGAGGTGGTTGAAAGAATAGAAGATCTTGAGAGACGCAAAGATACCCTTGGTCTGAGAGAGATTCAAACAGGAAGCTCTTCATGGAGACCTCCATCCACTTCTCTTGTGAAGGGGAATGTGTTCGGCAGGGATACTGACCAACAGGCACTAATCAAGATGCTCAATGACAACAATCATCATAACTTGTCTGTCATCTCTATTGTTGGTATGGGCGGGGTTGGTAAAACTACTTTAGCGCAATGGCTGTACAACAATGAGGCTTTGATGGAGGAGTTTGATCTGAAAGCATGGATTTGTGTTTCTGAAAATTTTGATGTTGTTGAGACTACAAAGAATGTTATAAAGGGGATCTCTTCAGGTGTTTGTAGTCTTGACGGCTTTGATTTACTTCAACAATATTTGAAGGAAAAACTGTCAGAAAAGAAGTTCTTCATTGTTTTGGACGATGTTTGGAGTGAAGATGCTGACAAGTGGAATAGTTTTATCACCCCTTTTCAACATGGGAGAAAGGGAAGCACTATTCTTCTAACTACCCGCATGGTAAATGTTGGTCGAATAGTCCAACACTATAACTCTTACACCCTCAATCAACTGTCAGATGATTATTGTTGGTCTATTTTTGCGGACAATGCATCCTTTCCTAAATCAAATGGGAGCTCAGAACTGGAAGGAATAGGTAGAAAGATTGTCGAGAGGTGTGATGGCTTGCCGTTAGCTGCAGAAACACTTGGACGCTTGTTGCGCTCAGAGCATCGTGCTGAAGAATGGAATAAAATACTATCGAGTGACATTTGGGAATTTCCTCTGGCAAATTGTAAGATTGTTCCTGCATTGTTATTAAGTTACCATCATCTGCCTACTCATTTGAAACGATGCTTTGTTTATTGTTCATTGTATCCCAAAGATTATAAACTTGATAAAGATGAATTAATATTGCTGTGGATGGCTGAAAACCTTTTACAACCACTAAGGAGGGGACAGACTTTAGAAGAATTTGGTTGCGAGTGTTTTGACGTCTTGGTTTCAAGACTATTCTTCAAGCAGGtcgagaatgatgatgagaagtaTTTTGTGATGCACGATCTTATGCATGACTTGGCAATTTTTCTTGCTGGAAAATTTTGTTGTAGACTATCTGAAGAACTTGGTGAAAAGGAAGAAATGAGTATTCTAACTCGTCATTTGTCATACGGTGATTCAATCCCTGAGAAAACATGCTCCTctaataaaatagaatctttGAGGACCTTACTGTATACCAATCATAGAGCTGGTTTCTGGAAAGCACGCGCAACATTACCATGTGACATATTGTCAAAGAATAAATACCTGAGAGTTGTATCCTTTGATATACTCCCTATATATCCTGATTCAATAGCTAAAAAGTTGATCCAACTGCGCTATTTGGATCTTTCTTGGAGTGATATTGAGGTATTGCCGCCGTCATTATGCAACTTGTTTAATCTACAAACTTTAAAGTTAGAAGGCTGTTCAAATCTGACTTTGCTACCTAATGGCATGTATAATCTTGTGAATTTGCGGCATCTTAATATAAAGGGTACTCCTCTGAAAGAAATGCCAAAAGGAATGGGCAAATTAAAACAGTTGCACATTTTAAGCAAGTTTGTGGTGGGaaagcaagaagacaatggaatCCAAGAATTAGGAGGGCTTTTAAATCTTCATGGATCACTTGAGATTCAGAAATTGGAGAATGTGGTTGATGCCAATGAGGCAAAGAGTGCAAGGATAACAGATAAGAAGCACATTGAGGAGTTATTGTTGAAATGGTCTGTGTCTTCAGGTCATATGATTTCAAACACACATACTGATGAAGAAGATATACTTGGGGGCTTGCAACCACACACTGGCTTGAAAAAGTTGAGTGTTGATGGATACAAAGGTAAAATATTTCCAGACTGGATTGGGCATTCCTTGTACCAAAACATGACAAGTGTATCTCTACAATATTGCTGGAATTGCTGCGTGCTGCCTTCACTTGGACAGCTGCCTTCTCTTCAGTCCCTCCGCATTCGAAGTTTTAGTCAGCTGAAGAGTGTTGGTATGGAGTTTTACAAGAATGAAGGTGATCAACATTCTTCGCCTATTGCACCGTTTCCCTCACTGAAGAGTTTGCAGTTTGATAATATGCCAAGTTGGGAGGAGTGGCACTTACTTGACTCAGAAGCCTTTCCTCAGCTTAAGAGCCTTCAAATAACACATTGTCCAATGTTAAAGGGAGATATGCTTAATCAGGTATTAATGAGAATCATTTCTTCCTCATCGGATGTTTCCAAAGTGCGCCTACTGGAAATACAAGGTCGTGAAATATGGGATAAAAAGATGAGACTTGATGGGGATAGGTTATCAATTATTGGATTTGAATGTGTGGTGGAGTGTGCATTTAAGGCAAGGATCATCCACCATCTAACTTCCCTCCAAGAAATACAAATCTCAGAGTGTTCATCTGTTGTATCCTTGGGGGGCAATTGTTTACCCAAATCTTTGCAAAAGCTCAAAATCTCGTGGTGCGACCGAATTGAATTACTCCAGCAACAACACAAGTATAATTTGGTAGatctaaaaatatataaaagttgTTATTCACTGACCTCATTGTCATTGGATGCCTTTCCCAATCTCCAGAATCTCGAGATAGTCAGCTGTTCAAATCTGGAATCAGTTTCAATGTCAGAGCCACCACACGCTGCTCTTCAACGTCTCTCCATCAATTGGTGCGACAAATTTGTGTCATTTCCGGAAGAAGGACTGGCTACACCCAACTTAACTCATCTCGATGTTAGCAGGTGCTGGAAGTTGGAGGCATTGCCACGTGGCATGAATACTCTTCTCCCAAATTTAGAGTCTCTCGACATAGCAGGTTGCCCAAACATTTGCAGGTGGCCAGAGGGTGGTTTGTCGGCTAACCTGAAAAAGCTTAGGATAGGAGAATGCAAGGAACAAGTGAGAGGTCTATCATGGATGGGCAACTTGGACAACCTCACTCATCTCACCATCTCAGATTGTGATGGCAGGGAGAGCAGAATAAAGTCATACCCAGAGGTGGGTTGGCTGCCTCGCCTTCCCTCCCTTACCACTCTACATATCCAAGTGTTTCATAATCTGGAGACATTGGAGTGCAACGAGCTTCTCCGCCTCACCTCCCTCCAACAACTACACATTTCAAACTGTCCAAAGCTGAAGAATATGGAAGGAGAAAAGCTGCCTTCCTCCCTCCAACAATTACACATTTCATGGTGTGAGACTCTGGAGAATATTGCAGGAGAAAAGCTGCCTCCCTCTCTCTTACTACTTCAACTTGACGGCTGTGATTTGCTGGGCGAACACTGCAAGAACAAGCATCAACAAGTTTGGTCCAAAATTTCCCACATCCCCACCATTATAGTCGATGAGATATAA
- the LOC130962409 gene encoding putative disease resistance protein At3g14460, which yields MTKIEEVVERIVDLETCKDTLGLKDIPTGSSSWRPPSTSLVKGNVFGRDADQQALIKMLNDNSHHSLSVISIVGFDLKVWICVSENFDVVETTKNVIKGISSGVCSLDSFDLLQQDLKIKLSEKKFFIVLDDVWSEDADKWNSFITPFQHGRKGSTILLTTRMVNVGRIVQHYNSYTLNQLSDDFCWSIFADNASFPESNGSSELEGIGRKIVERCDGLPLAAETLGRLLRSERRVEEWNKILSSDIWEFSVANCKIVPALLLSYHHLPTHLKCCFVYCSLYPKDYKFDKDELILLWMAEDLLQPPRRGQTVEQVGCECFDVLVSRLFFKQVENNDEKYFVMHDLMHDLATFLAGDLYCRFSELGEMEEMSILTRHLSYDHSISEKTCSSNKIESLRTLLYINHGHGARFWKAHTMLPCDLLSKNKYLRVLSFSRLDIFPDPVDKLIHLRYLDLSTNVVQTLPESICNLCNLQTLKLKDCSRLTMLPNGMYKLVNLRHLDIRGTPLKEMPKGMGKLKQLQTLSKFVVGKQEDNRMEELGGLLNLHGSLVIHKLQNVVDANQARSARIIDKKHIDELYLEWSSNDYMVSDAQNERDILHSLQPHTNLKELIIWGYKGTMFPDWLGHCSYNNITSVSLCYCKNCCMLPSLGQLPSLKSLHVESFDELKSIGKEFYKNEGHQHSSPIAPFPSLESLEFDKMSCWEEWHLPDSEAFPQLKSLQIRECGMLKGDMVNQVLVRIVSSSSDVSKVRQLKIQEQRQSWGNKEMTLDGDRLSMSGFEGVVECAFKARIIHHLTYLQEIRISWCSSVVSLGDNCLPKSLLKLQMYRCSQIELLQKQQKYDLVDLQILESCDSLTSLSLDAFPNLKVISITRCSNLESVSMSEPPHATLQSLTIYECPEFVSFAGEGLAAPNLTHLGVTKCHRLEALPRDMNSLLPNLHSLDIRGCPNICRLPEGSLPPNLKELTVGDCKQQLRSLTWMGNLDNLTHLTIYGDGSESRIKSYPEVGLLPRLPSLTTLHIKQFHELETLDCNELLRLTSLQQLHISYCNKLKNMEGEKLPPSLLLLQIDNCYLLREQCMNKHQQIWSKISHIPIIKLNRRQIF from the exons ATGACTAAGATAGAAGAGGTGGTTGAAAGAATAGTCGATCTTGAGACTTGCAAAGATACCCTTGGTCTCAAAGACATTCCAACGGGAAGCTCCTCATGGAGACCTCCATCCACTTCTCTTGTCAAGGGGAATGTGTTCGGCAGGGATGCTGACCAACAGGCACTAATCAAGATGCTCAATGACAACAGTCATCATAGCTTGTCTGTCATCTCTATTGTTG GATTTGATCTGAAAGTATGGATTTGTGTTTCTGAAAATTTTGATGTTGTTGAGACTACTAAGAATGTTATAAAGGGGATCTCTTCAGGTGTCTGTAGTCTTGACAGTTTTGATTTACTTCAACAAGATTTGAAGATAAAACTGTCAGAAAAAAAGTTCTTCATTGTTTTGGACGATGTTTGGAGTGAAGATGCTGACAAATGGAATAGTTTTATCACCCCTTTTCAACATGGGAGAAAGGGAAGCACTATTCTTCTAACTACCCGCATGGTAAATGTTGGTCGAATAGTCCAACATTATAACTCTTACACCCTCAATCAACTGTCAGATGATTTTTGTTGGTCTATTTTTGCGGACAATGCATCCTTTCCTGAATCAAATGGGAGCTCAGAACTGGAAGGAATAGGCAGAAAGATTGTCGAGAGGTGTGATGGCTTGCCGTTAGCTGCAGAAACACTTGGACGCTTGTTGCGCTCAGAGCGTCGTGTTGAAGAATGGAATAAAATACTATCGAGTGACATTTGGGAATTTTCTGTGGCAAATTGCAAGATTGTTCCTGCATTGTTATTAAGTTACCATCATCTACCCACTCATTTAAAATGTTGCTTTGTTTATTGTTCACTGTATCCCAAAgattataaatttgataaagaTGAATTAATATTGCTGTGGATGGCTGAAGATCTTTTACAACCACCAAGGAGGGGACAGACTGTAGAACAAGTTGGTTGCGAGTGTTTTGATGTGTTGGTTTCAAGACTattcttcaagcaagttgagaataatgatgagaaATATTTTGTGATGCATGATCTCATGCATGACTTGGCAACTTTTCTTGCTGGAGATCTTTATTGTAGATTCTCAGAACTTGGTGAAATGGAAGAGATGAGTATTCTAACTCGCCATTTGTCATACGATCATTCAATCTCTGAGAAAACATGCTCCTctaataaaatagaatctttGAGGACATTATTGTATATCAATCATGGTCATGGAGCTCGTTTCTGGAAAGCACACACAATGTTACCATGTGATTTATTGTCAAAGAATAAATACTTGAGAGTTTTATCCTTTAGTAGACTCGATATATTTCCTGATCCAGTAGATAAATTGATCCACCTGCGCTATTTGGATCTCTCTACAAATGTTGTTCAGACATTGCCGGAGTCAATATGCAATTTGTGTAATTTACAAACATTAAAGTTAAAAGATTGTTCAAGGCTGACTATGCTGCCCAATGGCATGTATAAGCTTGTGAATTTGCGGCATCTTGATATAAGAGGTACTCCTCTGAAAGAAATGCCAAAAGGAATGGGCAAATTAAAACAGTTGCAAACTTTAAGCAAGTTTGTGGTGGGAAAGCAAGAAGACAATAGAATGGAAGAGTTAGGAGGGCTTTTAAATCTTCATGGATCACTTGTGATTCACAAATTGCAAAATGTGGTTGATGCCAATCAGGCAAGAAGTGCAAGGATAATAGATAAGAAGCACATTGACGAGTTATATTTGGAATGGTCTTCAAATGATTATATGGTTTCAGATGCACAAAATGAAAGAGATATACTCCACAGCTTGCAACCACACACTAACTTGAAAGAGTTGATAATATGGGGTTACAAGGGTACAATGTTTCCAGATTGGTTGGGGCATTGTTCCTACAACAATATAACAAGTGTATCTCTATGCTATTGTAAGAATTGCTGCATGTTGCCTTCACTTGGACAGCTGCCATCCCTGAAGTCCCTCCACGTTGAAAGTTTTGATGAGCTGAAGAGCATTGGCAAGGAGTTTTACAAGAATGAAGGCCATCAACATTCTTCGCCTATTGCACCGTTTCCCTCACTGGAGTCATTGGAATTTGATAAGATGTCATGTTGGGAGGAGTGGCACTTACCTGACTCAGAAGCCTTTCCTCAGCTTAAGAGCCTTCAAATAAGAGAGTGTGGAATGTTAAAGGGAGATATGGTTAATCAGGTATTAGTGAGAATCGTTTCTTCCTCATCGGATGTTTCCAAAGTGCGCCAACTGAAAATACAAGAACAGCGTCAATCATGGGGGAATAAAGAGATGACACTCGATGGGGATAGGTTATCAATGAGTGGATTTGAAGGTGTGGTGGAGTGTGCATTTAAGGCAAGGATCATCCACCATCTAACTTACCTCCAAGAAATACGCATCTCATGGTGTTCATCTGTTGTATCCTTGGGGGACAATTGTTTACCCAAATCTTTGCTAAAGCTCCAAATGTATAGGTGTAGCCAAATTGAATTACTCCAGAAACAACAGAAATATGATTTGGTAGATCTACAAATACTTGAAAGTTGTGATTCACTGACCTCATTATCGCTGGATGCCTTTCCCAATCTCAAGGTTATCAGCATAACCAGGTGTTCAAATCTGGAATCAGTTTCAATGTCAGAGCCACCACACGCTACTCTTCAAAGTCTCACCATCTATGAATGCCCTGAATTTGTGTCATTTGCAGGAGAAGGACTGGCTGCACCCAACTTGACTCATCTCGGCGTCACAAAATGCCACAGGTTGGAGGCATTGCCACGTGACATGAATAGTCTTCTCCCAAATTTACACTCTCTGGACATACGAGGTTGCCCAAACATTTGTAGGTTGCCAGAGGGTAGTTTGCCGCCTAACCTGAAAGAGCTCACTGTAGGAGATTGCAAGCAACAACTGAGAAGTCTAACATGGATGGGCAACTTGGACAACCTCACTCATCTCACCATTTATGGTGATGGCAGTGAGAGCAGAATAAAGTCATACCCAGAGGTGGGTTTGCTGCCTCGCCTTCCCTCCCTTACCACTCTACATATCAAACAATTTCATGAACTGGAGACATTGGACTGCAATGAGCTTCTCCGCCTCACCTCCCTCCAACAACTACACATTTCATACTGTAACAAGCTGAAGAATATGGAAGGAGAAAAGCTGCCTCCCTCTCTCTTACTACTTCAAATTGACAACTGTTATTTGCTGCGCGAACAGTGCATGAACAAGCATCAACAAATTTGGTCCAAAATTTCCCATATCCCCATCATTAAACTCAATCGCAGACAAATTTTCTGA
- the LOC130962410 gene encoding putative disease resistance RPP13-like protein 1 translates to MAGALVAGAFLSGFINVVFDRLISREFVNLVVGKKLNRQLVERLQTSLLAAEALVADAEQKQFGNELVRKWLDSLRDALYTADDLLDRVLIRAEIRKKVRIRLPRFLNLYNRKMATKIKDVVKRIEDLEKRKDSLGLKQIPTGSSSWRPPSTSLVKGNVFGRDADQQALIKMLNDNNHHNLSVISIVGMGGVGKTTLAQCLYNNKDLMDGVDLKAWICVSENFDIVETTKNVIKGISSGVCSHDSFDLLQQDLKKKLSEKKFFIVLDDVWSEDSDKWNSFIVPFQHGRKGSTILLTTRKENVGPTVQNYSSYSLKGLSNDSCWSIFAYNASFPESNGSSELEGIGRKIAERCDGLPLAAETLGRLLRSKHDAGEWNKILSSDIWQFPLTDSKIIPALLISYYHLPAHLKRCFVYCSLYPKDYKLDKDELILLWMAEDLLQPPRRGQTLEEVGCECFDGLVSRLFFKQVDDVEKYFVMHDLMHDLATFLAGDLYCRFGVKEDMSILTRHLSYNHSIPEKTCSSSKIESLRTLLYINDGSYIEKAPATLPRDILSKNKYLRVLSFGRLDIFPDSIDKLIHLRYLDLSWSNIEVLSESLCKLYNLQTLKLEDCSMLTMLPNGMYKLVNLRHLDIRGTPLKEMPKGMGKLKQLHILSKFVVGKQEDNGMEELGGLLNIHGSLEIEKLENVVDANEARSARIIDKKHIEELLLEWSSGDDIVSNTHTDEQDILQGLQPHHGLKVLRIKGYKGKMFPDWLGRCSYSNMTQVSLEYCRNCYMLPSLGQLPSLKSLSIQGFHQLKSIGMEFYMNEGDQHSLPSAPFPSLESLEFWDMACWEEWHLPDSEAFPQLKRLLITECPMLKGDMVNQVLMRIVSSSSDVSKVRQLEIREVYTESDKWMRLNGDSLSISGFECVAECAFKARIIHHLTSLQEIHFLWCSSVVSLGDNCLPKSLQKLRIYRCSQIELLLQQQKYDLVDLQIEESCDSLTSLSLDAFPNLQNLQIYWCWNLESVSMSEPPHAALQHLSITSCNRLEALPRGMSTLLPNLQSLDIRGCPNICRLPEGGLPANLKELSVGECEEQGEQNKVIPRGGLAASPSLPYHSRYPRV, encoded by the exons ATGGCTGGAGCACTTGTTGCCGGAGCTTTTCTATCTGGCTTCATCAACGTTGTTTTTGATAGGCTCATTTCACGTGAGTTTGTCAACTTGGTGGTGGGTAAAAAGCTGAACCGACAGTTGGTTGAGAGGCTGCAGACTTCTCTCTTGGCTGCTGAAGCTCTGGTCGCCGACGCGGAGCAGAAACAGTTTGGAAACGAACTTGTGAGGAAATGGCTTGATAGTCTCAGGGATGCTCTCTACACTGCTGATGACTTGCTGGACCGTGTCTTAATCAGAGCTGAAATTCGCAAGAAGGTACGCATTCGTCTTCCTCGCTTCCTTAATTTGTATAATAGGAAGATGGCCACTAAGATAAAAGATGTGGTAAAAAGAATAGAAGATCTTGAGAAACGCAAAGATAGCCTTGGTCTCAAACAGATTCCAACGGGAAGCTCCTCATGGAGACCTCCATCCACTTCTCTTGTGAAGGGGAATGTGTTCGGCAGGGATGCTGACCAACAGGCACTGATCAAGATGCTCAATGACAACAATCATCATAACTTGTCCGTCATCTCTATTGTTGGTATGGGCGGTGTTGGTAAAACTACTTTAGCACAATGCCTGTACAACAACAAGGATTTGATGGATGGAGTTGATTTGAAAGCATGGATTTGTGTTTCTGaaaattttgatattgttgAGACTACAAAAAATGTTATAAAGGGGATCTCTTCGGGTGTTTGTAGTCATGACAGCTTTGATTTACTTCAACAAGATTTGAAGAAAAAACTCTCTGAAAAGAAGTTCTTCATTGTTTTGGACGATGTTTGGAGTGAAGATTCTGACAAGTGGAATAGTTTTATCGTCCCTTTTCAACATGGGAGAAAAGGAAGCACTATTCTTCTAACTACCCGCAAGGAAAATGTCGGTCCGACCGtccaaaattatagctcttacTCTCTCAAGGGGCTGTCAAATGATTCTTGTTGGTCTATTTTTGCTTACAATGCATCCTTTCCTGAATCAAACGGGAGCTCAGAACTGGAAGGAATAGGTAGAAAGATTGCTGAGAGGTGTGATGGCTTGCCATTAGCTGCAGAAACACTTGGACGCTTGTTGCGCTCAAAGCATGATGCTGGGGAATGGAATAAAATACTATCTAGTGATATTTGGCAATTTCCTTTGACAGACAGTAAGATCATTCCTGCGTTGTTAATAAGCTACTATCATCTGCCTGCTCATTTAAAACGTTGCTTTGTTTATTGTTCATTGTATCCCAAAGATTATAAACTTGATAAAGATGAATTAATCTTATTGTGGATGGCTGAAGATCTTTTACAACCACCAAGGAGGGGACAGACTCTAGAAGAAGTTGGTTGCGAGTGTTTTGATGGCTTGGTTTCAAGACTATTCTTCAAGCAGGTCGACGATGTCGAGAAGTATTTTGTGATGCATGATCTCATGCATGACTTGGCAACTTTTCTTGCTGGAGATCTTTATTGTAGATTTGGTGTAAAAGAAGATATGAGTATTCTAACTCGTCATTTGTCatacaatcattcaatccctgagAAAACATGCTCCTCTAGTAAAATAGAATCTTTGAGGACATTATTGTATATCAATGATGGATCTTATATCGAGAAAGCACCCGCAACGTTACCACGTGACATATTGTCAAAGAATAAATACTTGAGAGTTTTGTCCTTTGGTAGACTCGATATATTTCCTGATTCAATAGATAAATTGATCCACCTGCGCTATTTGGATCTTTCTTGGAGTAATATTGAGGTATTGTCCGAGTCATTGTGCAAGTTGTATAATTTACAAACTTTAAAGTTAGAAGATTGTTCAATGCTGACTATGCTACCCAATGGCATGTATAAGCTTGTGAATTTGCGGCATCTTGATATAAGGGGTACTCCTCTAAAAGAAATGCCAAAAGGAATGGGCAAATTAAAACAGTTGCACATTTTAAGCAAGTTTGTGGTGGGaaagcaagaagacaatggaatGGAAGAGTTAGGAGGGCTTTTAAATATTCATGGATCACTTGAGATTGAGAAATTGGAGAATGTGGTTGATGCCAATGAGGCAAGGAGTGCAAGGATAATAGATAAGAAGCACATTGAGGAGTTATTGTTGGAATGGTCTTCAGGTGATGATATAGTTTCAAACACACATACTGATGAACAAGATATACTCCAGGGCTTGCAGCCGCACCATGGCTTGAAAGTGTTGAGAATCAAGGGATACAAAGGTAAAATGTTTCCAGATTGGTTGGGGCGTTGTTCCTACAGCAATATGACACAGGTATCTCTAGAGTATTGCAGGAATTGCTACATGCTGCCTTCACTTGGACAGCTGCCATCTCTTAAGTCCCTAAGCATTCAAGGTTTTCATCAGCTGAAGAGCATTGGCATGGAGTTTTACATGAATGAAGGTGATCAACATTCTTTGCCTAGTGCACCGTTTCCCTCACTGGAGAGTTTGGAATTCTGGGATATGGCATGTTGGGAGGAGTGGCACTTACCTGACTCAGAAGCCTTTCCTCAGCTTAAGAGGCTTCTAATAACAGAGTGTCCAATGTTAAAGGGAGATATGGTTAATCAGGTATTAATGAGAATCGTTTCTTCCTCATCGGATGTTTCCAAAGTGCGCCAACTGGAAATACGAGAAGTTTATACAGAATCGGATAAATGGATGAGGCTTAATGGGGATAGTTTATCAATTAGTGGATTTGAATGTGTGGCGGAGTGTGCATTTAAGGCAAGGATCATCCACCATCTAACTTCCCTCCAAGAAATACATTTCTTGTGGTGTTCATCTGTTGTATCCTTGGGGGACAATTGTTTACCCAAATCTTTGCAAAAGCTCAGAATATATAGGTGCAGCCAAATTGAATTACTCCTGCAACAACAGAAATATGATTTGGTAGATCTACAGATAGAAGAGAGCTGTGATTCACTGACCTCATTGTCGTTGGATGCCTTTCCCAATCTCCAAAATCTCCAGATATACTGGTGTTGGAATCTGGAATCAGTTTCAATGTCAGAGCCACCACACGCTGCTCTTCAACATCTCAGCATCACAAGTTGCAACAGGTTGGAGGCATTGCCACGTGGCATGAGTACTCTTCTCCCAAATTTACAGTCTCTCGACATACGAGGTTGCCCAAACATTTGCAGGTTGCCAGAGGGAGGTTTGCCGGCTAACCTGAAAGAGCTTAGTGTAGGAGAATGCGAGGAACAA GGAGAGCAGAATAAAGTCATACCCAGAGGTGGGTTGGCTGCCTCGCCTTCCCTCCCTTACCACTCTAGATATCCGAGAGTTTGA